In one Kitasatospora cineracea genomic region, the following are encoded:
- a CDS encoding SRPBCC family protein produces the protein MWQHEYTAETAAAPSAVWAVLSDLDHWTDWDTSMEAVALEGPFEVGGRVSMTPTGQEPIVSVITRIEADRAYADRTEFGGAVLDFSHTLTALPAGGTRVVHRLEITGPEADRLGPELGPMITEDFPDAMAALLARAERTA, from the coding sequence ATGTGGCAGCACGAGTACACCGCCGAGACCGCCGCCGCGCCGAGTGCCGTCTGGGCCGTGCTCAGCGACCTCGACCACTGGACCGACTGGGACACCTCGATGGAGGCCGTCGCCCTGGAGGGCCCCTTCGAGGTCGGCGGCCGGGTCTCGATGACCCCGACCGGGCAGGAGCCGATCGTCTCCGTCATCACCCGGATCGAGGCGGACCGCGCCTACGCCGACCGCACCGAGTTCGGCGGCGCCGTACTGGACTTCTCGCACACCCTCACCGCCCTCCCCGCCGGCGGCACCCGGGTGGTCCACCGCCTGGAGATCACCGGCCCCGAGGCCGACCGGCTCGGCCCCGAACTCGGCCCGATGATCACCGAGGACTTCCCGGACGCGATGGCCGCCCTGCTGGCCCGCGCCGAACGGACCGCCTGA
- a CDS encoding NAD-dependent protein deacetylase, with the protein MLSGAGLSTESGIPDYRGPDGVRRNRAPMTYQEFVAGEPARRRYWARSHAGRAVIAGARPNAGHLAVARLREAGRVAAVITQNVDGLHRAAGTADAVELHGGLDRVVCLDCGARSPRAELDERLAVLNPAFRDAGSRINPDGDVELPDDLVASFAVAPCASCGGVLKPDVVFFGESVPKERVEHCYRLVDEGRALLVLGSSLAVLSGLRFVRHAAKAGKPVAIVTRGTTRGDDLAAVRVDRPLGEALTALAAPFAR; encoded by the coding sequence GTGCTGAGCGGGGCCGGGTTGTCGACCGAGTCCGGGATCCCGGACTACCGGGGGCCGGACGGGGTCCGCCGGAACCGGGCGCCGATGACGTACCAGGAGTTCGTGGCGGGGGAGCCGGCCCGGCGGCGGTACTGGGCGCGCAGCCACGCGGGGCGGGCGGTGATCGCCGGGGCGCGGCCGAACGCGGGGCACCTCGCGGTGGCCCGGCTGCGGGAGGCGGGCCGGGTGGCGGCGGTGATCACCCAGAACGTGGACGGCCTGCACCGGGCCGCGGGCACCGCCGACGCGGTCGAGCTGCACGGCGGCCTGGACCGGGTGGTCTGCCTGGACTGCGGTGCCCGCAGCCCCCGCGCCGAGCTGGACGAGCGCCTCGCCGTCCTCAACCCGGCCTTCCGGGACGCCGGTTCGCGGATCAACCCGGACGGCGACGTCGAGCTGCCGGACGACCTGGTGGCCTCGTTCGCCGTCGCGCCGTGCGCCTCCTGCGGCGGCGTGCTCAAGCCGGACGTGGTGTTCTTCGGCGAGAGCGTCCCCAAGGAGCGGGTCGAGCACTGCTACCGGCTGGTGGACGAGGGCCGGGCCCTGCTGGTGCTCGGGTCCTCGCTGGCGGTGCTGTCCGGCCTGCGCTTCGTGCGGCACGCCGCGAAGGCCGGCAAGCCGGTCGCCATCGTCACCCGCGGCACCACCCGCGGCGACGACCTGGCCGCGGTCCGGGTGGACCGTCCGCTCGGCGAGGCCCTGACCGCGCTGGCCGCGCCCTTCGCGCGGTAG
- the kdpF gene encoding K(+)-transporting ATPase subunit F, with translation MSAEHIAGLLVAAALVGYLVLALVHPEKF, from the coding sequence GTGAGCGCCGAGCACATAGCGGGTCTCCTCGTCGCCGCCGCGCTGGTCGGGTACCTCGTCCTCGCGCTGGTCCATCCGGAGAAGTTCTGA
- the kdpA gene encoding potassium-transporting ATPase subunit KdpA produces MGPTLAGWLQAVALVGALALCYRPLGDHIAHLLTSAKHLRAERGLYKLVGVDADADQRWPVYLRSVLAFSALSVLFLYGLIRLQTHLLLSLGVPGMEAHQAWNTAISFTTNTNWQSYGGESAMGHLVQMAGLAVQNFVSAAVGIAVVAALIRGFTRNRTDRVGNFWVDLTRIVLRLLLPVSIVFALVLAASGVVQNFHGFEQVTTLSGGSQQVPGGPVASQEVIKLLGTNGGGFYNANSAHPFENPTGFTNLLEVFLLLVIAFALPRTFGKMVGDHRQGYAIVAVMGLFWVASAALVTFFEHQHSGSALQAAGAAMEGKEQRFGIAASSLFAASTTLTSTGAVNSFHDSFTPLGGGLTVFDMMLGEIAPGGTGSGLYGMLILAIVAVFVAGLMVGRTPEYLGKKLGGREMKFASLYILTTPAVVLIGAGTAIALPGERAGMLNDGAHGFSEVLYAFTSAANNNGSAFAGITVNTTWYDTALGLAMVCGRFLPMVFVLALAGSLARQRPVPASAGTLPTHRPLFVGLLSGVVLIVVGLTYFPALALGPIAEGLH; encoded by the coding sequence ATGGGTCCGACTCTCGCCGGGTGGCTGCAGGCCGTCGCCCTGGTCGGCGCGCTGGCCCTGTGCTACCGCCCGCTGGGCGACCACATCGCCCACCTGCTCACCTCCGCCAAGCACCTGAGAGCCGAGCGCGGTCTCTACAAGCTGGTCGGCGTCGACGCGGACGCCGACCAGCGCTGGCCGGTGTACCTGCGGTCGGTGCTGGCGTTCTCCGCGCTGTCGGTGCTGTTCCTGTACGGGCTGATCCGGCTGCAGACGCACCTGCTGCTGAGCCTGGGCGTGCCCGGGATGGAGGCGCACCAGGCGTGGAACACCGCGATCTCGTTCACCACCAACACCAACTGGCAGTCGTACGGCGGTGAGTCGGCGATGGGCCACCTGGTGCAGATGGCCGGGTTGGCGGTGCAGAACTTCGTCTCGGCGGCGGTCGGCATCGCGGTGGTGGCGGCGCTGATCCGCGGGTTCACCCGCAACCGCACCGACCGGGTCGGCAACTTCTGGGTCGACCTGACCCGGATCGTGCTGCGGCTGCTGCTGCCGGTCTCGATCGTCTTCGCCCTCGTGCTGGCGGCCAGTGGCGTGGTGCAGAACTTCCACGGCTTCGAGCAGGTGACCACGTTGTCGGGCGGCTCGCAGCAGGTCCCGGGCGGGCCGGTGGCCTCGCAGGAGGTCATCAAGCTGCTGGGCACCAACGGCGGCGGCTTCTACAACGCCAACTCGGCGCACCCGTTCGAGAACCCGACCGGTTTCACCAACCTGCTGGAGGTGTTCCTGCTGCTGGTGATCGCCTTTGCCCTGCCGCGCACCTTCGGCAAGATGGTCGGCGACCACCGCCAGGGCTACGCGATCGTCGCGGTGATGGGCCTGTTCTGGGTGGCCTCGGCGGCGCTGGTCACCTTCTTCGAGCACCAGCACTCCGGCAGTGCGCTGCAGGCGGCCGGCGCGGCGATGGAGGGCAAGGAGCAGCGCTTCGGCATCGCGGCGTCCAGCCTGTTCGCGGCGTCGACGACACTGACCTCGACCGGCGCGGTGAACTCCTTCCACGACTCGTTCACGCCGCTGGGCGGCGGGCTGACCGTCTTCGACATGATGCTCGGCGAGATCGCGCCCGGCGGCACCGGTTCCGGCCTGTACGGCATGCTGATCCTCGCGATCGTCGCCGTCTTCGTGGCGGGCCTGATGGTCGGCCGCACCCCCGAGTACCTGGGCAAGAAGCTCGGCGGCCGGGAGATGAAGTTCGCCTCGCTGTACATCCTCACCACCCCCGCCGTCGTGCTGATCGGCGCGGGTACCGCGATCGCGCTGCCCGGCGAGCGGGCCGGGATGCTGAACGACGGCGCGCACGGCTTCTCCGAGGTGCTGTACGCGTTCACCTCGGCGGCGAACAACAACGGTTCGGCGTTCGCGGGCATCACGGTGAACACCACCTGGTACGACACGGCGCTGGGCCTGGCGATGGTGTGCGGCCGGTTCCTGCCGATGGTGTTCGTCCTCGCGCTGGCCGGTTCGCTGGCCCGGCAGCGGCCCGTCCCGGCGAGTGCGGGCACGCTGCCCACGCACCGGCCGCTGTTCGTCGGCCTGCTGTCGGGCGTCGTGCTGATCGTCGTCGGCCTCACCTACTTCCCGGCCCTGGCCCTCGGGCCGATCGCAGAAGGTCTCCACTGA
- the kdpB gene encoding potassium-transporting ATPase subunit KdpB has product MSTTVPEVPQRAAGGLLDPKLLLASLPDAVRKLDPRVMVKNPVMFVVEVGSVVTTVAAVAHPSVFGWAITLWLWLTTVFANLAEAVAEGRGKAQADTLRRARTESVARRLTGWPGSRSEEEVPGTALRLGDHVVVEAGQVIPGDGDVVEGVASVDESAITGESAPVIRESGGDRSAVTGGTKVLSDRIVVKITSEPGKTFIDRMIALVEGAARQRTPNEIALNILLASLTIVFLVAVVTLQPMATYAGAPQPTIVLVALIVALIPTTIGALLSAIGIAGMDRLVQRNVLAMSGRAVEAAGDVNTLLLDKTGTITLGNRQAAEFLPASGVTVEELADAAQLSSLADETPEGRSIVVLAKTGYGLRARAQGELAHAAWVPFTAQTRMSGVDVDGRQVRKGAAGSVADWVTVSGGSVGADVAALVEGISAAGGTPLVVAEREGGGVSRVLGVIHLKDVVKEGMRERFEELRRLGIRTVMITGDNPLTARAIAEEAGVDDFLAEATPEDKMALIKQEQEGGKLVAMTGDGTNDAPALAQADVGVAMNTGTMAAKEAGNMVDLDSNPTKLIEIVEIGKQLLITRGALTTFSIANDVAKYFAIIPAMFAGVHPGLRHLNVMGLHSPTSAITSAVVFNALVIVGLIPLALRGVKYRPTEASSLLSRNIGIYGIGGLVVPFVGIKAIDLVVQFVPGLN; this is encoded by the coding sequence ATGTCCACCACCGTCCCTGAAGTTCCGCAGCGGGCCGCGGGCGGCCTGCTCGATCCGAAACTGCTGCTCGCCTCGCTGCCCGACGCGGTGCGCAAGCTCGACCCCCGGGTGATGGTGAAGAACCCGGTGATGTTCGTGGTCGAGGTCGGCTCGGTGGTCACCACCGTCGCCGCGGTCGCCCACCCGTCGGTGTTCGGCTGGGCGATCACGCTCTGGCTGTGGCTGACCACGGTCTTCGCCAACCTGGCGGAGGCGGTCGCCGAGGGCCGCGGCAAGGCGCAGGCCGACACGCTGCGCAGGGCCAGGACCGAGTCGGTCGCGCGCCGCCTGACCGGCTGGCCCGGCTCCCGGTCCGAGGAGGAGGTCCCGGGCACCGCGCTGCGGTTGGGCGACCACGTGGTGGTCGAGGCGGGGCAGGTGATCCCGGGCGACGGCGACGTGGTCGAGGGTGTCGCGTCGGTGGACGAGTCGGCGATCACCGGTGAGTCCGCGCCGGTGATCCGGGAGTCCGGCGGCGACCGCAGCGCGGTGACCGGTGGCACCAAGGTGCTGTCCGACCGGATCGTCGTCAAGATCACTTCCGAGCCGGGCAAGACCTTCATCGACCGGATGATCGCCCTGGTGGAGGGCGCGGCCCGGCAGCGGACGCCGAACGAGATCGCCCTGAACATCCTGCTGGCCTCGCTGACGATCGTCTTCCTGGTCGCCGTGGTGACGCTGCAGCCGATGGCGACCTACGCGGGCGCCCCGCAGCCGACGATCGTGCTGGTCGCGCTGATCGTGGCGCTGATCCCGACCACGATCGGCGCGCTGCTCTCGGCGATCGGCATCGCCGGCATGGACCGGTTGGTGCAGCGCAACGTGCTCGCCATGTCGGGCCGGGCGGTGGAGGCCGCGGGCGACGTCAACACGCTGCTGCTGGACAAGACCGGCACCATCACGCTCGGCAACCGGCAGGCCGCCGAGTTCCTGCCCGCGTCCGGGGTCACGGTCGAGGAGTTGGCGGACGCCGCGCAGTTGTCCTCGCTGGCGGACGAGACCCCGGAGGGCCGCTCGATCGTCGTCCTCGCCAAGACCGGGTACGGCCTGCGGGCCCGCGCCCAGGGCGAGTTGGCGCACGCCGCCTGGGTGCCGTTCACCGCGCAGACCCGGATGTCGGGCGTGGACGTGGACGGCCGGCAGGTCCGCAAGGGCGCGGCCGGTTCGGTCGCCGACTGGGTGACCGTCAGCGGCGGCAGCGTCGGCGCGGACGTGGCCGCGCTGGTCGAGGGAATCTCCGCGGCGGGCGGCACCCCGCTGGTGGTGGCCGAGCGCGAGGGCGGCGGCGTGTCGCGGGTGCTCGGCGTGATCCACCTCAAGGACGTGGTGAAGGAGGGCATGCGGGAGCGCTTCGAGGAGCTGCGGCGGCTGGGCATCAGGACCGTGATGATCACCGGCGACAACCCGCTGACCGCCCGGGCGATCGCCGAGGAGGCGGGCGTCGACGACTTCCTCGCCGAGGCCACGCCCGAGGACAAGATGGCGCTGATCAAGCAGGAGCAGGAGGGCGGCAAGCTGGTCGCGATGACCGGCGACGGCACCAACGACGCCCCGGCGCTGGCCCAGGCCGACGTCGGCGTGGCGATGAACACCGGCACCATGGCGGCCAAGGAGGCCGGCAACATGGTGGACCTCGACTCCAACCCCACCAAGTTGATCGAGATCGTCGAGATCGGCAAGCAACTGCTGATCACCCGGGGCGCGTTGACGACCTTCTCGATCGCCAACGACGTCGCCAAGTACTTCGCGATCATCCCGGCGATGTTCGCGGGCGTCCACCCGGGCCTGCGGCACCTCAACGTCATGGGCCTGCACAGCCCGACCTCCGCGATCACCTCGGCGGTCGTCTTCAACGCCCTGGTCATCGTCGGCCTGATCCCGCTCGCCCTGCGCGGCGTCAAGTACCGGCCCACCGAAGCGAGTTCGCTGCTGTCCCGGAACATCGGGATCTACGGGATCGGCGGCCTGGTCGTGCCGTTCGTCGGCATCAAGGCGATCGACCTGGTCGTCCAGTTCGTCCCCGGCCTCAACTGA
- a CDS encoding phosphatase PAP2 family protein — MQALTRWVLAGQRVVADFSAVDEAVYVAVAATPTPTLDKRLRQLSTAANNSKVSIAVACGLALLPGRPRRAALVGLGSVAVASAAANLLGKTLARRPRPDRVGGKVPEARHVPMPASASFPSGHTASAFAFATGVSSQLPWAAAPLGLLAATVGYSRVHTGVHYPGDVVAGALLGTVAGSVVAGLDAWVPGLGAGRGRP; from the coding sequence GTGCAGGCGTTGACGCGGTGGGTGCTGGCGGGACAGCGCGTGGTGGCGGACTTCTCGGCGGTGGACGAGGCGGTGTACGTCGCGGTGGCGGCGACCCCGACGCCGACCCTGGACAAGCGGCTGCGGCAGCTGTCCACGGCCGCGAACAACTCGAAGGTCTCGATCGCGGTGGCCTGCGGGCTGGCCCTGCTGCCGGGGCGGCCGCGCCGGGCCGCGCTGGTCGGCCTCGGGTCGGTGGCGGTGGCCTCGGCGGCGGCGAACCTGCTCGGCAAGACGCTGGCCCGCCGCCCGCGGCCGGACCGGGTCGGCGGGAAGGTCCCCGAGGCCCGGCACGTGCCGATGCCCGCGTCGGCGTCCTTCCCGTCCGGGCACACCGCGTCGGCGTTCGCCTTCGCCACCGGGGTCTCCTCCCAGCTGCCGTGGGCGGCGGCGCCGCTCGGGCTGCTGGCCGCGACGGTCGGCTACTCGCGGGTCCACACCGGCGTCCACTACCCGGGCGACGTCGTCGCGGGCGCGCTGCTGGGCACGGTCGCGGGCAGCGTGGTCGCGGGCCTGGACGCGTGGGTGCCCGGCCTGGGCGCGGGGCGCGGCCGGCCCTGA
- a CDS encoding response regulator, with the protein MTIRVLIADDQEMVRRGLRRILETQPDLTVVGEAGDGVAAVEAARALRPDVALVDVRMPRMDGLEVVRQLCGPGADPQVRVVVVTTFDLDEYVYPALRGGASGFLLKRSGPALLIEAVRAAVAGDSLISPSVTVRLLRHVTGRRPGADPPAEPLTPRETEIAREVAEGRTNADIAAALFISAGTVKTHVAHIQRKLGVRNRVGVAMRAFELGYLTDLPGGPA; encoded by the coding sequence GTGACCATCCGGGTGCTGATCGCCGACGACCAGGAGATGGTGCGGCGGGGGCTGCGGCGCATCCTGGAGACCCAGCCGGACCTCACCGTGGTCGGCGAGGCCGGCGACGGGGTCGCCGCCGTCGAGGCGGCCCGCGCGCTGCGCCCGGACGTCGCCCTGGTGGACGTCCGGATGCCCCGGATGGACGGCCTGGAGGTGGTCCGGCAGCTGTGCGGGCCGGGCGCCGACCCGCAGGTCCGGGTGGTCGTGGTGACCACCTTCGACCTGGACGAGTACGTGTACCCGGCGCTGCGCGGCGGCGCGTCCGGCTTCCTGCTCAAGCGCTCGGGACCGGCGCTGCTGATCGAGGCGGTGCGCGCCGCGGTGGCCGGGGACAGCCTGATCAGCCCGTCCGTCACGGTCCGGCTGCTGCGCCACGTCACCGGACGCCGCCCCGGCGCGGACCCGCCGGCGGAGCCGCTGACCCCGCGCGAGACGGAGATCGCCCGGGAGGTCGCCGAGGGCCGCACCAACGCCGACATCGCGGCCGCGCTGTTCATCTCGGCGGGCACCGTCAAGACCCACGTCGCGCACATCCAGCGCAAGTTGGGCGTCCGCAACCGGGTCGGCGTCGCCATGCGGGCGTTCGAGCTCGGCTACCTCACCGACCTGCCGGGCGGCCCGGCGTGA
- a CDS encoding diacylglycerol/lipid kinase family protein, whose product MGEAARAVWPARAVWSARAAIGCGLAAVLLLAAGAGLRGALVVAVGVAALALMAVGGWWALSRRGPVRWLGVLLAVAAPVGAVVLYVGGGTWPWVLGAVALWAAGLWLARVALRAAGRSREMPEREVDPPRKAVLIMNPKSGGGKVEKFHLAERARELGAEVVLLDPDAQQDVTELAERAVADGADLLGVAGGDGTQALVAQVAARHGLPFLVVSAGTRNHFALDLGLDRDDPARCLDALADGVELRVDLGEVAGRAFVNNVSFGTYAEVVQNPEYRDAKAATVLAMLPDLLVGYAGAQLAAEAGGQRLERPQAVLVSNNPYDAGDLLDPGRRSRMDRGALGVLGVRVDGAAQAADLALRGTSAEAVTVLVGREVLVTADVASIPVAVDGEALELDVPVRCTIRPGALRVRVPRDRPGTVAPVPALKWSRLAHLASGRTDPNGGA is encoded by the coding sequence ATGGGAGAGGCGGCGAGGGCGGTGTGGCCGGCGAGGGCGGTGTGGTCGGCGCGGGCGGCGATCGGGTGCGGGCTGGCGGCGGTGCTGCTGCTGGCCGCCGGGGCCGGGCTGCGCGGGGCGCTGGTGGTGGCGGTCGGGGTGGCCGCGCTGGCGCTGATGGCGGTCGGCGGGTGGTGGGCGCTGTCGCGGCGCGGGCCGGTGCGCTGGCTGGGGGTGCTGCTGGCGGTGGCGGCCCCGGTGGGCGCGGTGGTGCTGTACGTGGGCGGCGGAACGTGGCCGTGGGTGCTGGGCGCGGTGGCGCTGTGGGCGGCGGGCCTGTGGCTGGCCCGGGTGGCGCTGCGCGCGGCCGGGCGGTCCCGGGAGATGCCGGAGCGGGAGGTCGATCCGCCGCGCAAGGCCGTCCTGATCATGAATCCGAAGTCCGGCGGCGGGAAGGTGGAGAAGTTCCACCTGGCGGAGCGGGCCCGGGAGTTGGGCGCGGAGGTGGTGCTGCTGGACCCGGACGCGCAGCAGGACGTCACCGAGCTGGCCGAGCGGGCCGTCGCGGACGGCGCCGACCTGCTGGGCGTGGCGGGCGGCGACGGCACCCAGGCGCTGGTGGCGCAGGTCGCGGCCCGGCACGGGCTGCCGTTCCTGGTGGTCTCGGCGGGCACCCGCAACCACTTCGCGCTCGACCTGGGCCTGGACCGCGACGACCCGGCCCGCTGCCTGGACGCGCTCGCCGACGGCGTCGAACTGCGGGTCGACCTCGGCGAGGTCGCGGGCCGGGCCTTCGTCAACAACGTCTCGTTCGGCACCTACGCGGAGGTGGTGCAGAACCCCGAGTACCGGGACGCGAAGGCCGCCACCGTCCTGGCCATGCTGCCGGACCTGCTGGTCGGCTACGCGGGCGCGCAGCTCGCCGCCGAGGCCGGCGGGCAGCGGCTGGAACGCCCGCAGGCCGTCCTGGTCAGCAACAACCCGTACGACGCGGGCGACCTGCTCGACCCGGGGCGGCGTTCGCGGATGGACCGCGGCGCGCTCGGCGTCCTCGGGGTCCGGGTGGACGGCGCGGCGCAGGCCGCCGACCTGGCGCTGCGTGGTACGAGTGCGGAGGCGGTGACGGTCCTGGTCGGCCGCGAGGTGCTGGTCACGGCGGATGTGGCGAGCATCCCGGTCGCGGTGGACGGCGAGGCCCTGGAACTGGACGTGCCGGTGCGCTGCACGATCCGGCCCGGTGCGCTGCGGGTGCGGGTCCCGCGCGACCGGCCGGGCACGGTGGCCCCGGTACCGGCCCTGAAGTGGAGCCGGCTGGCGCACCTGGCGTCGGGCCGGACCGATCCGAACGGCGGTGCGTAG
- the serS gene encoding serine--tRNA ligase: MHDARVLIDLGDEAVRLLARRGYRLDLSALEALQSRRNSGIQAGDELRARSKQVAQEVQRTAKQGGDVTELKETARALKEQVQQNEAELEQVQQELTDLLLTIPNLPDDEAPDGFSDEDARELRRVGEPQHFDFTPKDHVDLGETMGIMDFGRATKLSGSRFSVLRGAGAALERAIVALLLDVHTRRHGYVEHAVPYLVNRRTMTGTGQLPKFEEDLFRTGVADRDLFLIPTAEVPLTNLYADEIVPPAELPLALTAHTPCFRSEAGSYGRDTRGLIRLHQFSKVEMVRICAAEQAREQMLLMVSHAETCLQELELAYRVVMLAAGDTGFSSRLTYDLEVWLPSQDTYREISSVSDFGTFQGRRAGIRTRDEKGKPTPAATVNGSGLPLGRTIAAVLEQHQQADGSVLLPKALRPYLGFARIAADGTPVEE, from the coding sequence ATGCATGATGCCCGCGTCCTGATCGACCTGGGGGACGAAGCCGTCCGGCTTCTGGCACGTCGTGGCTACCGGCTCGACCTGTCCGCGCTGGAGGCGCTGCAGTCCCGCCGCAACAGCGGCATCCAGGCCGGCGACGAGCTGCGGGCCCGCTCGAAGCAGGTCGCCCAGGAGGTGCAGCGCACCGCGAAGCAGGGCGGGGACGTCACCGAGCTGAAGGAGACCGCCCGCGCCCTCAAGGAGCAGGTGCAGCAGAACGAGGCGGAGCTGGAGCAGGTCCAGCAGGAGCTGACCGACCTGCTGCTGACCATCCCCAACCTGCCCGACGACGAGGCTCCCGACGGCTTCTCCGACGAGGACGCCCGCGAGTTGCGCCGGGTCGGCGAGCCGCAGCACTTCGACTTCACGCCCAAGGACCACGTCGACCTCGGCGAGACCATGGGCATCATGGACTTCGGCCGGGCCACCAAGCTGTCGGGCTCGCGCTTCAGCGTGCTGCGCGGCGCCGGCGCCGCCCTGGAGCGGGCGATCGTCGCCCTGCTGCTGGACGTGCACACCCGCCGGCACGGGTATGTCGAGCACGCGGTGCCGTACCTGGTCAACCGGCGCACCATGACCGGCACCGGGCAGCTGCCGAAGTTCGAGGAGGACCTGTTCCGGACCGGCGTCGCGGACCGGGACCTGTTCCTGATCCCGACCGCCGAGGTGCCGCTGACCAACCTGTACGCGGACGAGATCGTCCCGCCCGCCGAACTGCCGCTGGCGCTCACCGCGCACACCCCGTGCTTCCGCTCGGAGGCCGGCTCGTACGGGCGCGACACCCGCGGGCTGATCCGGCTGCACCAGTTCTCGAAGGTCGAGATGGTCCGGATCTGCGCCGCCGAGCAGGCCCGGGAGCAGATGCTGCTGATGGTCTCGCACGCCGAGACCTGCCTGCAGGAGCTCGAACTCGCCTACCGCGTCGTCATGTTGGCGGCCGGCGACACCGGATTCTCGTCGCGCCTGACGTACGACCTGGAGGTGTGGCTGCCCAGCCAGGACACCTACCGGGAGATCTCCTCGGTCTCGGACTTCGGCACCTTCCAGGGCCGCCGGGCCGGCATCCGCACCCGGGACGAGAAGGGCAAGCCGACCCCGGCCGCCACCGTCAACGGCTCGGGCCTGCCGCTGGGCCGGACCATCGCGGCGGTGCTGGAGCAGCACCAGCAGGCCGACGGCTCGGTCCTGCTGCCGAAGGCGCTGCGCCCGTACCTGGGCTTCGCCCGGATCGCGGCCGACGGCACGCCCGTCGAGGAGTAG
- a CDS encoding sensor histidine kinase gives MAVSTRRVAATAAAALLLLVPAPFGPWPVWLPALTAAAVLALTALGGPAAVCWAAGLSLAADLGHVGENGPALLWMPVEYALLLVLTVRAVRWLPGRRAWWGGALGALAGPALPLRFALRQPHPLDASVAGLLIAAVPVAAAVGTGLYLRRQDERRTRAVDDARRAQRLAVAGDLHDYVAHELTGILLEVQAARLGGHDEAENARLLARLEAAGQRALVSMDHTLDALRAPDGAAPRRHALAELPALLGHFPTPPALHGLAGLPALPPAVEDAAYRAVLEALTNVRRHAPAADRVTVTLAHAPGSGLTATVTDGGPAHPHPRPGGGSGLDALRTRLAALGGELAAGPLDPAGPGWRVEARIPTGD, from the coding sequence GTGGCGGTGAGTACCCGCCGGGTGGCGGCGACGGCCGCCGCCGCGTTGCTGCTGCTCGTCCCCGCGCCGTTCGGCCCGTGGCCGGTCTGGCTCCCGGCGCTCACCGCCGCCGCGGTGCTCGCCCTCACCGCGCTGGGCGGCCCGGCGGCGGTGTGCTGGGCCGCCGGGCTCTCGCTGGCCGCCGACCTCGGCCACGTCGGCGAGAACGGGCCGGCGCTGCTCTGGATGCCGGTCGAGTACGCGCTGCTGCTGGTGCTCACGGTGCGCGCCGTCCGGTGGCTGCCCGGCCGCCGGGCCTGGTGGGGCGGGGCGCTCGGCGCGCTGGCCGGGCCGGCCCTGCCGCTGCGCTTCGCGCTCCGGCAGCCGCACCCGCTGGACGCCTCGGTCGCCGGACTGCTCATCGCCGCCGTGCCGGTCGCCGCGGCCGTCGGCACCGGCCTGTACCTGCGCCGACAGGACGAACGGCGGACCCGCGCGGTCGACGACGCCCGCCGCGCACAGCGCCTGGCCGTCGCCGGGGACCTGCACGACTACGTCGCCCACGAGCTGACCGGCATCCTGCTGGAGGTGCAGGCCGCGCGGCTCGGCGGCCACGACGAGGCGGAGAACGCCCGGCTGCTGGCCCGGCTGGAGGCCGCCGGGCAGCGCGCGCTGGTCTCCATGGACCACACCCTGGACGCCCTGCGGGCCCCCGACGGCGCCGCGCCCCGCCGCCACGCCCTGGCCGAACTCCCGGCGCTGCTCGGCCACTTCCCGACCCCGCCCGCCCTGCACGGCTTGGCCGGACTGCCCGCCCTGCCGCCCGCCGTCGAGGACGCCGCCTACCGGGCGGTGCTGGAGGCGCTCACCAACGTCCGCCGCCACGCCCCCGCCGCGGACCGGGTCACCGTCACGCTCGCCCACGCCCCCGGCAGCGGCCTCACCGCCACCGTCACCGACGGCGGCCCCGCCCACCCGCACCCCCGCCCGGGCGGCGGCAGCGGGCTCGACGCGCTGCGCACCCGGCTCGCCGCGCTCGGCGGCGAACTGGCGGCCGGCCCGCTCGACCCGGCCGGCCCCGGCTGGCGGGTCGAGGCCCGGATCCCGACCGGGGACTGA
- the kdpC gene encoding potassium-transporting ATPase subunit KdpC: protein MPTFLRTHLTALRMLLVMTVILGIAYPLLVTGVSQLAFRQRANGSIVEVDGKPVGSSLLGQRFDLPQSDPSAPARPDPKWFQPRPSAGGYDPAASGASNLGPNSAGLLKAVQERRAAVAAFDGVDPATVPPDALTASGSGLDPHISVAYAKQQVDRVARERGLPAAQLDRLVEEHTDGRSLGFLGQPGVNVLELNQAVAAIK from the coding sequence ATGCCCACCTTCCTGCGCACCCACCTCACCGCGCTGCGGATGCTGCTGGTGATGACCGTGATCCTCGGCATCGCCTACCCGCTGCTGGTCACCGGCGTCAGCCAACTCGCCTTCCGGCAACGGGCGAACGGCTCGATCGTCGAGGTCGACGGCAAACCGGTCGGCTCCAGCCTGCTCGGCCAGCGCTTCGACCTGCCGCAGTCCGACCCGAGCGCCCCGGCCCGGCCCGACCCGAAGTGGTTCCAGCCCCGCCCCTCCGCGGGCGGCTACGACCCGGCCGCCTCCGGCGCCTCCAACCTCGGCCCGAACAGCGCCGGCCTGCTGAAGGCCGTGCAGGAGCGCCGGGCCGCCGTCGCCGCCTTCGACGGCGTCGACCCGGCCACCGTCCCGCCGGACGCGCTGACCGCCTCCGGCTCCGGCCTCGACCCGCACATCTCCGTCGCCTACGCCAAGCAGCAGGTCGACCGCGTCGCCCGGGAGCGCGGCCTCCCCGCGGCCCAGCTCGACCGGCTGGTCGAGGAGCACACCGACGGCCGCTCGCTCGGCTTCCTCGGCCAGCCCGGCGTCAACGTCCTCGAACTCAACCAGGCTGTCGCCGCAATCAAGTGA